The stretch of DNA AGATAACTAACATATATTTTCTCCAACTCATAGAATTTTGAACTCCTTAATATTTCAAAATAGAGTCCCTTTCCCACTAGAATTCACTCTTAACGCCATTGACCAAGACGAGAATGTGATTGTTTTCTAGCTTTCCCTGAAATTCTTCAAGCCACTACTTTACAGAAAAAGTGATCAATAATACCAAAAATGTAATACACCAAAGGGACTCGCTCGTAATTGAAGGACACTTCGAAGAAATCATCTAATTGTCTTTTTCCTCCAAAGGGATTCTGAATATATAGAAAATCTTATCctcataaaattattaaaaaaactgaACGCGATCgctaagaacacacagattttacgagaAAATCTTTCGGGAGAAAAACTCACGGACAGAGGAATTTCGACTACATTtaaccttattctaataaatatcaaatagaaAAGAATAATTCTATACGGATTCTATTTGTGCAATAAATGTCAAATAAAAAGACAAATAATTCTATACAACCCCTATTTTGtcactgtattttattttttaacaggtTTTTGTTGCTAATATCATAGTTTAGAAATGTATTCGTGACATCACACAAACTTTTGATCAAGAATTTAGAAGCGAACCCCGAAAAATAGATCATATACCTGCGTTTCATATTCTCTATGGATAATTGGTGAACAAGGAGGCAATTATGGACCCCTGTCATCATCTTCTTGAGATCAAATAAGTGGAAGAATTGGATTAGATAAAGGCCACCCTCAGCAATTGGCTTGATGGATGCTCCATGGCGATGATAAAGTTCACTCCATCGCAGAGatcatttatttacttttaaatatatataagtggGCGGGCCCATCAatccaaaataatttgaaaacctAGAAGCGCTCTTTCTCGGTACGGTTAAAATTTCCTTATTCGCCAATTTTAAGACCGTACTTATATTACCAGCCCACTCCATTCCTTAGAGCCTGCTTTGATTCCCAACTGCAATGTCCGCATCTACGCTCTCCATTAGCGCCAACCCTGCCGTGTCCGCTCGTCGCCGGCCTGTCCTCCTTGCCGAAAATAAATCGAACTTCGAATCATTGCCCGCCGAACCTAACCCTAATGGAGTTAATGTTGGCGAAGATAAAGCTACCGGCGCCGCTAACAGCAGAGATCTGAGCCACCATTCGGTCCGGGGCGAGGCGTTGAAGGACTTTGGGCAAGCCAGAAAAGTCACTGTGGCTCAAAACTCAAACGTTCCGCTGCGGCGGACACGGAAGGGAGTGGTCAACAAGACGGAGAAACCCCGGTGGCAGACTGTGGTTAGTATTTTTATTAAGAATTTAGTGCTTTTACTTGTTTTGGCTGGGTTAGTTCAGATTATTAGGAGATTGGCTTTGAAATCGGGGGAGGTTAGTAGGGCTGGGACAGAGGTCAGCCTAACCGAATTTGAAGGTAGAGTTGCTGAGGTTGAGAACTTTTTGAAAACTACTGCTAAAATGATACAGGTTCAGGTAGAGGTTGTTGATCGGAAACTTGAAAATGAAATTGGTGGGTTAAGGAGGGAATTGAATGAGAGAATAGACGATCAAAGTGTGGCATTGGGGAATTCATTGAAAATATTGGAAGAAAAGAGCGAGGGATTGGATAAGTCCTTGCGTGAATTGAAGAGCGCGAATTTGTTGACCAAGGAagaatttgagaatatgtatGAACAAATGTTTAAAGAGAAGGGTGGAAATGGTAAGATTGAAACGGCAGTGAGTTTGAGTGATATAGGAGCCTATGCAAGAGAGATTGTCAAGAATGAGATTGAGATGCATGCCTCAGATGGGCTTGCCAGGGCCGATTATGCGCTGTTTTCGGGTGGAGGAAAGGTTGTCAGGCATTCCGAGCCCTTTCTTGCTGGAAAGGGAAGCAACTGGTTTTCAAAAGGTAGTCAAAATATGGTTCATCCCGATGCAGACAAGATGTTGAAGCCTAGTTTTGGGGAACCAGGACAGTGTTTTCCGTTAAAAGGAAGTAGCGGGTTTGTTCAGATCAAGCTGCGTACGGCTATTATCCCTGAGGCTATTACTTTGGAACATGTTGCCAAGGTAACCTTTTAGTTTCGCTTACATTGTTGTAAAGGTTTTTATTTTGTTAGTTCAACTTATGCATTTGTCTTGCTTTTAGGTTTTGGTTGGTAGggtggaaaaaaaattgaaagtgtagaaaaataaaaggatagaaaataattttttttttcatagaaGTGCTGTGTAGGTCAGatggaaaaattgaaagaaaaagtaattttatttCTATCATTATTTGATAGAGTtgaaaaataagatgaaaaaaagTGAAGGACAAATGTAAACACCTTtccctcattttctctcttatctTTTCAACTTGAAAAGATTGGTTTTTATGCATTGGGATAGAAAATTGTCATCTTAACTTTCATTATTCTTTTCTATCAAGCACactcaaaaattattttctttctggttaaattatgctattagtccttgtacttttgcaaaaattgtgaatttagtctctatactttaatttgatcgaTTTTAGTTattgtactttttgaattttgaaattttagtcttgacataAATGGCGGTCATTAATCTATTAATTGGATTTTTAGTGAGCAATATTTGGAAATAACAAGCTGACATGACattacatatatgataatatgtttgttgcaTCAGATTTTGGAAAATGGTAGAACTTAATTTAATAGTTATCGTTTGGtgagaattgaaattttaaaatttgaaaagtatagggagtaaaaatgatgaatttaaagtacaatgactaaatcacAACTTTCATAAGTAATGGGACTATTGGTAGAATTTAAcattttctttccacttttctATTCAACCAAGCACACCCTGAAGACCATGTAGGTGTGACTAAATCACAACTTTCATAAGTAATAGGACTATGGTAGAATTTAACATTTTCTTTCGACTTTTCTATTCAACCGAGCACACCCTGAAGACCATGTAGGTGCCACTTTTCATTTTGTTTGAAATACCTGTGTACGAGACATATTTAGACATAGGTGAGGGGATACAATACTCTAAGAACCCTCCAAATgtatgaaaaagttagaaaaaaatgaACATATCCATGTTGGacacatttgtatccaatacttGCACCTAAATCTGAGCAATATAGCTTAGAGGAATGAGTATATGAAATTCTTTTCCCATCTCATGTATGATCTAACTTGCCTCATTCTGGTGGAGCACCAGAGGAAACAACTATGCCATTTTTCTTTCCCTGTTTCCGAGTTCTACAAACGTCTACCATATACTTTTTGTgcaataaaaacatatatttttctcTTGCTAAGCTGCGGCATTTTACGATTGAAATGAAAGGCAGTTCCTTTTTATCTTTATTCTGTTGGcttcatttttcatttaaattatggCCAACAAAAATAAACTATATTAACTTGGACATGGGTGTATGTGTCGGGTATGAATATGTTTCCTACacaattatgtttaaaattttaaagtttttcatgTATTTGTAGAGTACTTGAAGGATCATATTCTCATATTTATGTTTAGATATGCGTCTGACTCAAATGTTAAAAGCATATACACTGAGAAAATGAAGAGTTGTAGTAGCATTGAAAATAAACCAAGGGCTGATTTAGGACTTAAGGAGAGTGCTCGTTTTGTTTCAGCTACCTATCAACATTTTTTAAGTGCTAAATCTGTTGTTGTTGCACTATGAACAGAATGTGGCATATGATAGATCCAGTGCACCCAAGGACTGCCGTGTCTCTGGTTGGATGCAAGGTCGTGATCTTGATTTACCAATTGACCCCAATAAGATGTTTGTTTTAGCAGAATTCATGTACGACCTTGAGAAGAGCAGTGCTCAGACCTTCGATGTATCAGATGCGGGTGGTGTTGGCATTGTGAACACAGTTAGGCTAGATTTCTCTTCCAACCATGGAAGCACTTCACATACCTGTATTTATCGATTGAGGGTGCACGGTCAAGAGCCTGACTCTGTTTCAATGGTAAAAATGTAGCCTTGAGGTACATCCGGTCATGCATTTGCTATCTGCATTATTTGTGTAATTGTTATTGTGTCTCTGTATTTAGTTAAATAGTATGTAAGTTATTGGACTCACTAGATACAGATTCCCTTCTCCTATTCTTTGCGTAGCAAATGAGTGTGAATGTACTCGTAATTTTCCAGATAGGCACTACTTGAACTAAGAACAATGAGCGAAAATGAACCAGAACCAGAGTGTTTTGTCTGATAGACTTCCACTGATCGTTTCTGGAATTCAAGACTACTCTTTCTTGATTAATTTTTCTTGTCAACTATATTCATTTAGGCATGAATGAGTCTATTCTGTTCACAAATCAAGaccacatttttttaattaaatgacttGGTTAGTTGATAGCCcggattttttatttattttctattttcattttacaaaataattttcattttctattttttgaaaattggtAAAcacttttgataaataaaaataaataatagtttttaacaataattgTCATCTTCTTGCTCTTGCTCGTGGAGTTGAAAAACTCTACTCATAATGCATCAAATATAGATCACCAactcctttttaaaaaaaaaaattgaaaaaaattactcCTTTGCAACATTTGCTATTTCTTTATTACCTGATATAAGCTGTCCATCACTTGTGTAGCCCCTGATATGATTTGTGTGTCACCTTTGAGAAGCAAATCTGTTAAAAAAAGTCGTGTTCCGGTCACTCATTTTAGGCCAGTTTGCCCTTTCCTGTTGCTCCCAATataattcttctttttcaatctctaTATTAAGGTGCAATTTAGTATTACTCAGCTCCCCAAGGGTCTCAtcatttctttcttcattttttaagTGAGCAATTCGCCGATGAAGCTCCCTCAATACACCATTCTTTTGCTTCTTTAATCAATATTCCCAACTTTGCAAACCTGCACATAGAAGTGTAAGACGAGTTGGGGCGTTACCATAACTACTATCCTACAAATGACGAAATTTCGATTTACAGGAATATTCCAAAGtacaccatgtctcaaatcggaATCTACGATTTGTAAGTCTCTACTCTTCTTGATCAGTGATTAAAAATAAGGGACAATGATAGGAGAAGGAATGCAGCAGATGTCTAAGagaaaaattaggaaaaagtAGCCACAAGCCGAGTTAGCTACTCCACGATCTAATTGAAACTCAACCAAGGTGGTTTGAAAATCCCCCATTCCTCCTTCATCTTGTGGCAACCCTCCTTTCTTCCCGAACGAATATAATATCTTATTGAAATCTCCGCAGACCAACCAAGATCTTGATCTCGCCCCAAAGGTTTTAGAAGATTCCAAGACTCTTCTTTAAAGTGCACATAAGGGGAACTGTAAAATCTAGTCAGCCGCCACTTCATACTATTTTCATCATCCTAAATCTCCACATCTATatgatttttcaaacaaattCTAAGAGCTATTGTGCTCCCTGTATCCCATCCAAGGCTAAGACCTCCTATTGTACCATTAGTTGACACATCAATACCATTACGGAAGctacatctcttacacactttttCCATCCGGTTTGAATTAAgttttgtctccataaagaagacaaGTTGGGTATGATAAATTTTCAGCGTATGCTGAAGTCTCTTTATAGCCGGTGAACTCCCCAATCAACGAACATTCCAACACATTATTTTCATTACTTAAATATGCTTAAAAACTTGATATTTGATTAAAATTGTATGTGAAGATTTCAACTTGCTTTACTAGTGGAAGTGAATTAATCAAACTACATTGTACTCTTGTAGTTAAAAAACctcttttaaattgttttatatatttttttgttttctacTCACGCGTGCATGTGGTCAGCTGCACACAGAAATAAACAAATCCGCACGCTGAGCAAAAGAGCTCAATGGTGCTAACATACTATGAAAAC from Gossypium hirsutum isolate 1008001.06 chromosome D04, Gossypium_hirsutum_v2.1, whole genome shotgun sequence encodes:
- the LOC121216228 gene encoding SUN domain-containing protein 2, translating into MSASTLSISANPAVSARRRPVLLAENKSNFESLPAEPNPNGVNVGEDKATGAANSRDLSHHSVRGEALKDFGQARKVTVAQNSNVPLRRTRKGVVNKTEKPRWQTVVSIFIKNLVLLLVLAGLVQIIRRLALKSGEVSRAGTEVSLTEFEGRVAEVENFLKTTAKMIQVQVEVVDRKLENEIGGLRRELNERIDDQSVALGNSLKILEEKSEGLDKSLRELKSANLLTKEEFENMYEQMFKEKGGNGKIETAVSLSDIGAYAREIVKNEIEMHASDGLARADYALFSGGGKVVRHSEPFLAGKGSNWFSKGSQNMVHPDADKMLKPSFGEPGQCFPLKGSSGFVQIKLRTAIIPEAITLEHVAKNVAYDRSSAPKDCRVSGWMQGRDLDLPIDPNKMFVLAEFMYDLEKSSAQTFDVSDAGGVGIVNTVRLDFSSNHGSTSHTCIYRLRVHGQEPDSVSMVKM